The Mauremys mutica isolate MM-2020 ecotype Southern chromosome 1, ASM2049712v1, whole genome shotgun sequence genome has a segment encoding these proteins:
- the LOC123373312 gene encoding uncharacterized protein LOC123373312, whose translation MPEQQPALRCSLGTCCCFESVCAESVLVPEPGEMSSLLLYLLFAVFYAVIRLAISEALRRKRRHRKKKQKRKAFGCSEEELEEACASLETCCPVHPEKLRLAQRLRLVDRRLQDMARHLDEVLIPPSVSTSVMSQFSYSSMESTTSPLWSPSSFSLREASVTWSEPLCHTREIMTVTSWEGSTHPSQAQPLPRPPAHSRRDQREQNIGLDQMSAHGSDFNIRQKHLQSQLGAPQTPIPGEPLLGEQDTKQQWEFSTDRPKCGFPAKVPKPLRSDTRPQHAQEIQEPCVCPWGPLPQKAHRIMVSPDAILARFVPMAWIKLQDHVAQKCLEIEMKAFPKIVRESHRDAPLLTETALPGPLRPPREPGKHRTAAFPTMGQQPAHPIELHIRREHLIMQRGLLTLDPEPPAKLPHAVQARGASVEFSEMETDFLQTGRQSTSSSSSTRPPTPVEDTTMETGRNDSAAGNQTNPDRCPLPARMDLTSPPPGTTIAEKTLEATLQIYRSELRKPLTSVCDSKGTEEKLELHMERKVLLGEGSCLGPGAQAGEGRADLPRTQCHQVAPEAPGSEQLTRSPLDSLIAGQAAHDLQIKHLTEMLSSSRPLVGQVSVCQQCRKAQPGKMKGKKTQKETSAELHGLRDIMGSHGFDGTVNSNLSRDQPPIKICKKCSKLRWKRPAGSAGADVPGRSHGIPQRWTPGDSSASSNHNKVPVVWLLPADKSKTQDGMGKRAPTRQPKMVSIATSTTGLSQAGEKATGNPDSSPPKSPKASRARTPSPSRSKVLKQRLMRLKQIFSKLQNKVKSRMSKDSRSRTPDTKFTKPPFWKARASKGVRFPSY comes from the exons atgccagagcagcaacctgccctCAGGTGTAGCTTGGGTACTTGTTGCTGCTTTGAGAGCGTCTGTGCTGAGagtgtcttagtgcctgagcccggGGAAATGAGTTCACTCCTTCTCTATCTGCTCTTTGCTGTCTTTTATGCTGTGATCAGGCTCGCCATATCTGAG gctcttcggaggaagaggagacacagaaagaaaaagcagaaacgaaaag CTTTTGGGTGCAGTGAGGAAGAGTTGGAAGAGGCTTGTGCATCCCTAGAGACATG CTGCCCTGTGCACCCGGAGAAGCTCCGCTTGGCTCAGCGCCTCAGGCTGGTTGACAGGAGGCTACAGGACATGGCCAGACACCTGGATGAAGTTCTGATACC GCCGAGTGTGTCGACATCTGTGATGAGCCAGTTCTCCTATTCCTCTATGGAATCCACCACCTCTCCCCTCTGGAGTCCCAGCTCCTTTTCCCTGAGAGAAGCCTCCGTGACTTGGTCAGAGCCCCTCTGCCACACAAGGGAGATCATGACTGTCACGAGCTGGGAAGGATCCACTCATCCCAGccaagcccagcctctccccaggcctcctgcccacagcagacGAGACCAGCGAGAGCAGAACATAGGTCTGGACCAGATGTCAGCCCATGGCTCAGACTTCAACATCCGACAGAAGCATCTGCAGAGCCAACTGGGGGCTCCACAAACCCCCATTCCAGGGGAGCCATTGCTGGGTGAGCAGGACACCAAGCAGCAATGGGAATTCAGCACAGATCGGCCCAAATGTGGATTTCCAGCAAAGGTCCCAAAGCCCCTGAGATCCGACACCAGGCCTCAGCATGCACAGGAGATCCAAGAGCCATGTGTCTGCCCCTGGGGACCTCTGCCCCAAAAGGCCCACAGGATTATGGTATCCCCTGATGCCATCCTGGCCAGGTTTGTGCCCATGGCGTGGATCAAGCTGCAGGATCACGTGGCTCAAAAATGCTTGGAGATCGAAATGAAGGCTTTTCCTAAGATTGTGAGAGAGTCGCACAGAGATGCTCCCCTCCTGACAGAGACTGCCCTGCCTGGGCCACTCCGCCCCCCTAGGGAGCCAGGCAAGCACAGGACAGCGGCATTCCCAACCATGGGACAACAGCCTGCCCACCCCATCGAACTCCACATAAGGCGTGAGCATCTCATCATGCAGAGGGGGCTGCTCACCCTGGATCCAGAGCCCCCGGCAAAGCTGCCTCACGCCGTCCAAGCCAGGGGAGCCAGTGTGGAGTTCAGTGAGATGGAGACCGATTTCCTGCAGACAGGGAGGCAAAGCACAAGCTCCTCTTCTTCCACACGTCCTCCAACGCCAGTGGAAGATACCACCATGGAGACGGGCAGGAATGATAGCGCAGCAGGAAACCAGACTAACCCAGATCGCTGTCCTCTGCCAGCAAGGATGGATCTGACATCGCCACCTCCAGGAACCACAATAGCAGAGAAGACACTCGAAGCGACACTCCAGATTTATAGGAGCGAGTTGAGAAAGCCCCTTACCAGTGTGTGTGACAGcaaagggactgaagagaagctggagctgcacatggagaggaaggttctcttgggagaaggctcctgcctggggccaggggcacaggcaggtgagggcagggcagatctTCCCAGGACCCAATGCCACCAGGTTGCCCCAGAGgccccaggctctgagcagctaacaagatccccccttgactctctcattgctgggcaggctgcacaCGACTTGCAGATCAAGCACCTGACGGAAATGTTGAGCAGCTCCCGCCCTTTGGTGGGCCAGGTCTCAGTTTGCCAGCAGTGCCGCAAGGCACAGCCAGGAAAGATGAAGGGTAAGAAAACTCAGAAGGAGAcatctgctgagctgcatggtCTTCGAGACATCATGGGTTCACATGGGTTCGATGGAACTGTGAATTCAAATCTCTCCAGGGACCAGCCGCCAATCAAAATCTGCAAGAAGTGCAGTAAGCTTCGATGGAAGagaccagctggctctgcaggtgctgaCGTGCCCGGAAGATCCCATGGAATTCCACAGCGATGGACTCCAGGAGACTCCTCAGCATCATCCAACCACAACAAGGTGCCAGTGGTGTGGCTCCTTCCAGCAGACAAGAGCAAGACGCAGGATGGAATGGGGAAAAGGGCTCCCACCAGGCAACCAAAGATGGTGTCCATTGCTACGAGTACAACAGGGCTTTCGCAAGCTGGGGAGAAAGCAACTGGGAATCCTGACAGTTCTCCCCCAAAGTCACCAAAGGCTTCCAGAGCTAGGACACCATCCCCTTCAAGGAGCAAAGTTCTCAAACAGAGGTTAATGCGCCTCAAGCAAATCTTCAGCAAGCTTCAAAACAAAGTGAAGTCCCGAATGTCCAAGGACTCTCGTTCCAGAACACCCGacactaaatttacaaagccacccttttggaaggcaagggcctccAAGGGTGTCCGCTTTCCATCctactga